Proteins encoded within one genomic window of Macrobrachium nipponense isolate FS-2020 chromosome 8, ASM1510439v2, whole genome shotgun sequence:
- the LOC135223119 gene encoding uncharacterized protein LOC135223119 codes for MPLEGIPFKRMPLDVIPFKRMPLEDIPFKRMPLVDIPFKRMPLEGIPFKRMPLDVISFKRMPLEGIPFKRMPLVDIPFKRMPLEGIPFKRMSLDVIFPSQKGLPQERFIPFKNGMPLIFIFCSLQRLPLEGIPFKRMPLEGIPFKRMPLEGIPFKRIPLEVIPFKRMPLDVIPFKRMPLEDIPFKRMPLDVIPFKKMTLEGIPFKRIPLEGITFKRMPLEDMPFNRMPLEGIPVKRMPLEGIAFKRVSLEAIPFKRMPP; via the coding sequence ATGCCCCTAGAAGGTATTCCCTTCAAAAGAATGCCCCTTGATGTTATTCCCTTCAAAAGGATGCCCCTAGAAGATATTCCTTTCAAAAGGATGCCCCTAGTAGATATTCCCTTTAAAAGGATGCCCTTAGAAGGTATTCCCTTCAAAAGGATGCCCCTTGATGTTATTTCCTTCAAAAGGATGCCCCTAGAAGGTATTCCCTTCAAAAGGATGCCCCTAGTAGATATTCCATTCAAAAGGATGCCCCTAGAAGGTATTCCCTTCAAAAGGATGTCCCTTGATGTTATTTTCCCTTCACAAAAAGGATTGCCCCAAGAACGGTTCATTCCCTTTAAAAACGGTATGcccttgatttttattttttgttccctTCAAAGGCTGCCCCTAGAAGGTATTCCCTTCAAAAGGATGCCCCTAGAAGGTATTCCCTTCAAAAGGATGCCCCTTGAAGGTATTCCCTTCAAAAGGATACCCTTAGAAGTTATTCCCTTCAAAAGGATGCCCCTTGATGTTATTCCCTTCAAAAGGATGCCCCTAGAAGATATTCCCTTCAAAAGGATGCCCCTTGATGTTATTCCCTTCAAAAAGATGACCCTAGAAGGTATTCCCTTCAAAAGGATTCCTCTAGAAGGTATTACCTTCAAAAGGATGCCCCTAGAAGATATGCCCTTCAATAGGATGCCCCTAGAAGGTATTCCCGTCAAAAGGATGCCCCTAGAAGGTATTGCCTTCAAAAGGGTGTCCCTTGAAGCTATTCCCTTCAAAAGGATGCCCCCTTGA
- the LOC135223121 gene encoding uncharacterized protein LOC135223121, with the protein MPLEGIPFKRMPLEGTPFKRMPLDVIPFKRMPLEGIPFKWMPLDVIPFKRMPLEDIPFKRMPLDVIPFKRIPLKGIPFKRMPFDAIPIKRMPLEGIPFKRMPLDVIPFKRMPLEGIPFKMMPPRRYSLQNDAP; encoded by the coding sequence ATGCCCCTAGAAGGTATTCCCTTCAAAAGGATGCCCCTAGAAGGTACTCCCTTCAAAAGGATGCCTCTTGATGTTATTCCCTTCAAAAGGATGCCCCTAGAAGGTATTCCCTTCAAATGGATGCCCCTTGATGTTATTCCCTTCAAAAGGATGCCCCTAGAAGATATTCCCTTTAAAAGAATGCCCCTTGATGTTATTCCCTTCAAAAGGATTCCCCTAAAAGGTATTCCCTTCAAAAGAATGCcctttgatgctattcccatcaaAAGGATGCCCCTAGAAGGTATTCCCTTCAAAAGGATGCCCCTTGATGTTATTCCCTTCAAAAGGATGCCCCTAGAAGGTATTCCCTTCAAAATGATGCCCCCTAGAAGGTATTCCCTTCAAAATGATGCCCCCTAG